From one Planctomycetia bacterium genomic stretch:
- a CDS encoding efflux RND transporter permease subunit: MLRSLIEFCVRQPVLTVFAAIAIAAFGGYCALNIPIDAIPNVGENQVIVFTEWPGRSPKDVEDQVTYPLSVALLTVPHAESVRGKSMFGYSFVQITFDPVFPR, translated from the coding sequence ATGCTCCGCAGCTTGATTGAATTCTGCGTCCGACAACCGGTCCTGACGGTATTTGCCGCGATTGCGATCGCGGCCTTCGGGGGCTATTGCGCCCTGAACATTCCCATCGACGCGATTCCGAACGTCGGCGAGAACCAGGTGATCGTCTTTACGGAGTGGCCCGGACGCTCGCCCAAGGATGTCGAGGACCAGGTCACCTATCCGCTATCTGTCGCCCTGTTGACCGTGCCGCATGCGGAAAGCGTGCGCGGCAAGAGCATGTTCGGCTACAGCTTTGTGCAGATCACCTTTGACCCCGTATTTCCCAGATGA